In Castanea sativa cultivar Marrone di Chiusa Pesio chromosome 6, ASM4071231v1, a single window of DNA contains:
- the LOC142641310 gene encoding disease resistance protein RPM1-like produces MAESAVGLVIQNLISLLVQEAKLLKGVHEEVTSLTREMEMIQSFLKDADIRAEKDGMSNVAKTWVKQVREEAYHIEDVIDKFILHFAKQPNRQKQCLYFLKKIFHITINLKAQHATASEIQSINKILEDIRKRGERYGFIAIEQGTSNSDAISDTWHDLRMASLFIEESEVVGIESHRDKLINWLIEGPSNRMVFSVVGIGGLGKTTLIKKVYDNDKVIAHFDCRAWITVSQSYKMDELLRDMIKQFYKARKEFAPREIDTMKVSSLIEELKNYLCEQSSLVIFDDIWDTRFWDHIKCVFPRNDKGNRIIITTRNEDVAPSSNESPDYYVYKLSSLPFEKAFELFCKKVFQCEGGQCPPDFVEFSHGIVKRCGGLPLAIVTIGGIFSTKAKVVSEWSKVLDSLSSEFETNSRLRSITRILSFSYHDLPYNLKACFLYFGMFPEDCAINCARLTRLWIAEGFVKEKKGLTLEDVAQDYLNQLIHRSLVQVDKEDFIGRIRCCRVHDMMHEVILSRSEELSFDLVSMMNYSNFERIARRLSIQNKVNTRLHGITNSQTRSILILGVHEMPNSFLSNCFANFKLMKIMDCEGAPIDYIPKEVGNLLHLKYLSLRDTKVKMLPNSIGELHNLETLDLKCSLVSELPTEISRLHKLRYLVAYIKNNDVEFNFDFPQAVKIHSGIGCLQSLQKLFKIKACNNALIRELGSLGELRKLEITELKRESGIVLCTVLEKMRHLQSLSIRTTSEEEVLDLQSISSPPPLLQTLGLYGRLEKLPEWIAKLRSIAKIELNWSKLMDDPLKVLQTLPNLMSLCLYDAYEGEQLHIEGGGFQKLKHLGLENLGGLNKLIIDEGALPLLEKLEIGPCSQLKEVPSGIHHLKSLKYLQFGEMQTEFILSMQPDEGHNFGKIKHIPTVTFWRTHGEHYIGYKLGDSKLLKRLQS; encoded by the coding sequence atggCAGAAAGTGCAGTAGGCCTAGTTATACAAAATTTGATCTCGTTGTTAGTCCAAGAAGCGAAATTGCTCAAGGGTGTCCATGAAGAAGTTACAAGCCTTACACGTGAAATGGAAATGATTCAGTCTTTTCTCAAGGATGCCGACATAAGGGCTGAGAAGGATGGCATGAGCAATGTAGCAAAGACATGGGTAAAACAGGTGAGGGAAGAAGCTTATCACATAGAAGATGTCATTGATAAATTCATTCTTCATTTTGCAAAACAACCAAACAGGCAAAAGCAATGCTTATATTTCCTCAAGAAGATTTTTCACATTACCATAAACCTAAAAGCTCAGCATGCGACAGCTTCTGAGATTCAAAGTATCAACAAGATACTCGAAGACATCAGAAAGAGGGGTGAAAGATATGGCTTTATTGCCATTGAGCAAGGCACATCCAACAGTGATGCTATAAGTGATACATGGCATGATCTTCGCATGGCATCCCTTTTCATTGAGGAATCTGAGGTTGTGGGCATTGAGTCTCATAGAGACAAATTGATAAACTGGCTAATAGAAGGACCATCTAATCGCATGGTGTTTTCAGTAGTTGGCATTGGTGGCCTTGGCAAGACCACTCTTATCAAGAAAGTATACGACAATGATAAGGTGATAGCACACTTTGATTGTCGTGCTTGGATCACCGTGTCTCAATCATACAAGATGGATGAGCTATTAAGGGATATGATTAAGCAATTCTACAAGGCAAGGAAGGAGTTTGCTCCTAGGGAAATTGACACAATGAAAGTGTCATCACTAATTGAAGAATTGAAGAATTATTTATGTGAACAAAGTTCTTTAGTAATTTTTGATGATATATGGGATACAAGATTTTGGGATCATATAAAATGTGTTTTCCCGAGGAATGACAAAGGCAATAGAATAATAATCACAACTCGAAATGAGGATGTTGCTCCATCTAGCAATGAATCACCAGACTATTATGTGTACAAATTGTCATCTCTACCCTTTGAAAAAGCCTTTGAGCTCTTCTGTAAGAAGGTGTTCCAATGTGAAGGGGGGCAATGTCCTCCAGATTTTGTTGAGTTTTCTCATGGCATAGTTAAGAGATGTGGAGGGTTACCATTAGCAATTGTGACTATAGGTGGTATTTTTTCAACCAAAGCCAAGGTAGTCTCTGAATGGAGCAAAGTTCTTGATAGTCTTAGTTCAGAGTTCGAGACTAATTCACGTCTTAGAAGTATCACTAGAATTCTATCCTTCAGTTATCATGATCTACCTTACAACCTCAAagcttgttttttatattttggaatgtttcCAGAGGATTGTGCTATTAATTGTGCTAGACTAACTAGGCTATGGATAGCCGAAGGTTTtgttaaagaaaagaaagggttGACATTGGAAGACGTTGCACAAGACTACTTAAACCAGCTTATTCACAGAAGCTTGGTTCAAGTGGATAAGGAAGATTTTATTGGGAGAATTCGATGCTGTCGAGTTCATGATATGATGCATGAGGTCATTCTTTCAAGGTCAGAAGAATTGAGTTTTGATCTGGTCTCAATGAtgaattattcaaattttgagaGAATTGCTCGGCGCCTTTCAATTCAGAACAAGGTGAATACTCGTTTGCATGGTATTACTAATTCTCAAACTCGTTCTATTCTCATTTTGGGGGTGCATGAAATGcctaattcttttctttctaattgTTTTGCAAACTTCAAGTTAATGAAAATAATGGATTGTGAAGGTGCTCCTATAGATTACATTCCTAAAGAAGTTGGCAACCTATTGCATCTAAAATATTTAAGCCTAAGAGATACAAAAGTGAAAATGCTTCCAAACTCCATAGGTGAACTACACAACCTAGAGACATTGGATTTGAAATGCTCCCTTGTGTCTGAACTACCAACAGAGATCAGTAGGCTCCATAAGCTACGATATCTTGTAGCGTACATTAAAAACAATGATGTTGAATTCAATTTTGACTTTCCACAAGCAGTAAAGATACACAGTGGCATTGGGTGTTTACAATCCTTACAAAAGCTTTTTAAGATTAAAGCCTGCAACAACGCCCTTATAAGAGAATTGGGAAGTTTGGGAGAGTTGAGGAAGTTAGAGATCACTGAATTGAAGAGAGAAAGTGGGATAGTTTTGTGCACAGTTCTTGAGAAAATGAGACACCTTCAGTCATTGAGTATTAGGACAACAAGTGAGGAAGAAGTGCTCGACTTACAATCAATTTCTTCTCCTCCACCCCTTCTACAAACTCTTGGCCTATATGGACGACTAGAAAAGCTGCCAGAATGGATTGCCAAACTCAGGAGTATAGCTAAAATTGAATTGAACTGGTCCAAATTAATGGATGATCCATTAAAGGTCCTTCAAACTCTGCCTAATTTGATGAGTCTTTGCCTTTACGATGCATACGAAGGTGAGCAATTACATATTGAGGGAGGAGGCTTCCAGAAACTCAAGCATCTAGGGCTTGAAAATTTGGGAGGATTGAATAAGTTGATAATAGATGAAGGTGCCTTGCCTCTTCTTGAAAAGCTTGAAATTGGACCTTGCTCACAGTTGAAGGAGGTGCCCTCTGGCATCCACCATCTAAAAAGCCTCAAATATCTACAATTTGGTGAAATGCAGACTGAATTCATTCTTAGTATGCAACCAGATGAAGGCCATAATTTTGGGAAAATCAAGCATATTCCCACTGTCACTTTCTGGAGGACTCATGGAGAACACTACATTGGGTACAAGCTTGGTGATTCAAAATTGTTAAAGCGTCTACAAAGTTGA